CTCACGACTATATCTGGTTTTTAATAAATCTTCCTTTTCCAGAATATGTTTGGGCAAAATAGAATTGGCCCATGTGACCAGAGAACGGGCAAAAGGCTTGTCATAAACCACTTCAAAGGCATATTTATCTATCAACCTAAATTCTTTTATGGCTTTATAGTCTTCAGCATAGGCTGTAGGAGTTTTTGGATCAATCATTAAACGGTAGGTAAAGTAGACGTCTTCGGCAGTCAGCTCATAACCATCAAACCATTTAATACCGGGCCGGAGTTTAAAGTAAAGTTTTTTACCTTGTTCAAGTACCTTAAACTCCTGAGCTGCCCATGGTTTAAGTTGGATATTTTTATCATATTTCAAAGGGGCTACATAAATTAGATCAGCAACCTCATGAGAGGCACTATCCGTGGCCAAGGGTGGAATAAGATTGCTTGGTTCACCACTTATACCCAAAATAATTCTGCCTCCAAATTCTGGAGTTACCGGAATATGCTTCTGCTCTTTTTTGGGGAGGTAAACTTTATTATTTTCTTCGTCTCGGTCCATTTTGCTTTCAGAACATCCAAGCACCAAAAAAATAAAGCAAAAAACGACTAAAAAAAAATTTTTTAACATACAGCCTTCCTTAACCTACTAATTTTATTAACAAGAATAATTTATTTGAGCAAGCAACAAAAATCAAATTCCCTCTTGCAAAATCCAAAAACTTTGATTAAATGGGTATGTTGTTCTTTTTGCGGTGTTGCACCTAAAAACTAATACCAACTTATAATTTTGCCTTAAAGAGAAAAAAAATCAATAAAGGCAACGCATTAGAGAAGTTCGATAGATCAAACTGGATTCAATCGAAAAAATTAAAGATTTTTAGGGAGCTTTGAAAGAGATGCTTAGTAATGAAGAAAAGAAAGTCAAAGAAATTCTTCAAAACTTTGTCAAAGAAAATATTCCTGAGTATATTTTAGAAATATCGGAAGAGTTGATTGCCCAAAACGGAGTACAAAAAGTCACTTTAAAAAAAAGGGACCAGTATTGGGATATTGAGGGTCATGTCCAGGGTGACGATTTTCAGATGTACAATTCTGAAATAGGCCTGAACCTGGAAGGAGAATCTGTAAACTTCTATTGTAATTGTCCAGAATCATTTTCCGGGATATGCAAACATATTGGAGCTACTGTCCTAAAATTTTTATCTTCTTTAAGCGAAGACAGCCAGGACGCAATCCCCAAAGCCCGCACTGATTGGCGGCATAATTTCCATCATTTTTTTGCCACTGAACTCGAACCTGAACCTGGTCAACACTACTTAGTCTATCGATTCTTCCCGGAATACGGAAGACTCCAAGTAGAATTTTTTCGAGCCAGGCAAAATAAGTCAGGATTGTCTACCGTCCTTAACCCAATTACTTTAGAACAAATAATACGTAACCCTAATTGGTGTGAAGTCTCTCCCTCTCTTCCCAAAGTTGCCGAACAAATTGGGCAATATCTGGACTATTATGGTCATCGCGTTGAAATTCCCTATGGACTCTTAACCTGGTTTTTCTGGACCATTCGTGATGAATACTATCTCTTTTTTGAGGAGACAGAACAACCTGTTCGCGTTCTCAGCACCCCTATGCGCTTACAGCTGAGACCTACTCTTTCCGAAGATGGTTTAAGTTTTGAAATCATGCTTGGCCGGGAAGGAAAACTCCCTTTCTCTATAACCGGAGAAAAAGTCTTTTTCTATGGTCAGCTACCATTATGGGTTTACTGGAAACATTGTTTTTATCCCGTCCAGACAGGTCTTCCCCCAAGCCTGATCCAGGAGTTGGCAGTAGAGCCACCAATAGTCCCTCACAGTGAAATTTCTGAATTTCTGGACCGGGTCTGGACTAAAATCCACGCCTCAGACCTCTTTGGTCAGGAAGAATTCCTCGAACGCATGTCGCCTATCTTTGTTCAGGCCAAATACAATCCTAAATTGTTCCTGGATGAAGAAGGAAGTCTTTTAACTTTACAAATTCAAAACATATATGAAACAGAACACGGCGAAATTACTTTAAGCGGCCCTGACCAAGACCTGCAAACCGGCAGTTACCAATTCGAAGGTAAATCCTTTCTTATTCGCCGTGACCAGGCCAAAGAAGGCGAGCTGTTATCTAAACTAGTGGATATAGGTTTCCAAGCCCGAAGCAACTCCATGTGGTTTTTAGAGCCTGAAGAGGCCATTAACTTTCTCCTTGACCACTATCCACAACTTATCAAGGAGTACCGCGTCTTTGGAGAACAAAACCTGACCAGATATAAAGTGCGTCTCTCTCCGCCCAATGTAGTGGCCAAAGTAGAGACCAAAGAAGAAGACAAATGGTTCAACCTGGACATCGTGGTTGAATATGAGGACATCCAAGTCCCCATCGAAAAAATCTGGAAAGCATGGACCCAGGGCAAACGTTATGTCCAATTAAAGGATGGTTCTTATACCAGTTTGCCCGAATCCTGGCTGAAAAAACTGGGGCACAAACTCCAGGCCATGGGTTTTGATCCTGAAAAGCCGCCCAAGAAAAAATTCCATAATCATGAAGCACCTATCCTGGATAAAATCATTGAGGACATCGATGATGTTCAGGCTGATAGCTTCTGGACAGAACTCAGGGAAAAAATCCATTCATTTACCGAGATCAAACAAGTCTCCCCACCTAAAGGCCTTAACGCGACTCTTCGCCCCTATCAATTACAAGGTCTTAGCTACTTAAATTTTCTCAGGGAATACAAGTTCGGCGGGATCCTGGCAGACGAGATGGGCTTAGGTAAAACCATCCAAACCCTGTCTTTCCTCCAATATATGAAAGAAAAAGGGCTCAAGGGTCCCAATCTAATTATTGTTCCTACCTCGGTTCTACCCAACTGGGAGCGGGAAGCCCAAAAATTCGTTCCGGACATGAAAAGGCTGGTCATCTATGGAGCGCGGCGAGAAAATATGTTCAAAAAGATCAAGGATTCAGAGTTGGTTATGACTACCTATGCTCTTCTTCGCCGCGATCTGGATGAGTTAATCAAGCATGAATACAATTCCATTATCCTGGATGAAGCTCAAAACATCAAGAATCCCAACACTATCACTGCCCGATCCGTGCGTAAGTTAGAAGCCAAATTCCGTCTCTGTCTATCTGGAACACCTATTGAAAATAATCTGCTGGAACTATGGTCTCTTTTTGAATTCTTAATGCCGGGCTTTTTGGGTTCACAACACGCCTTTCAAAAAGGATTTGTCAAACCTATCAAAGACGGCGATCAGGAAACTCTGGAATATTTACGGGCCAGGGTCAAACCATTTATCTTGCGCCGAACCAAATCCGAAGTGGCCAAAGATCTGCCTCCCAAGGTGGAAAATGTCTACTACAGCGCTCTGCTTGACGAACAAATGGAACTTTATGCCGCTCTGGCCAAAAAACTCAAAGAACAGGTCATGCAAAGAGTGGACGAAAAAGGCATTGCTGGCAGTCAAATGTCTATTCTCGATGCCTTACTTAAACTTAGACAGATCTGCTGTCATCCAAGATTGCTCAAATTGGATATGCCAGGAGTGAACACCAATATTCCATCAGGTAAATTCGAGGCCTTTAAAGATCTGGTCACCAATATCATTGAAGACGGACATAAAGTTCTGGTCTTTTCCCAATTCGTTCAGATGCTGCACATAATCCGCTCATGGCTGAATATGAATAAAATCCCCTTTGCTTATCTGGACGGCTCGAGCAAGGATCGCTTCGAACAAGTAGATAGGTTCAATAATAACCCAAATATACCTATTTTCCTCATTTCACTAAAAGCTGGTGGTA
This sequence is a window from Desulfovulcanus ferrireducens. Protein-coding genes within it:
- a CDS encoding DEAD/DEAH box helicase; the protein is MLSNEEKKVKEILQNFVKENIPEYILEISEELIAQNGVQKVTLKKRDQYWDIEGHVQGDDFQMYNSEIGLNLEGESVNFYCNCPESFSGICKHIGATVLKFLSSLSEDSQDAIPKARTDWRHNFHHFFATELEPEPGQHYLVYRFFPEYGRLQVEFFRARQNKSGLSTVLNPITLEQIIRNPNWCEVSPSLPKVAEQIGQYLDYYGHRVEIPYGLLTWFFWTIRDEYYLFFEETEQPVRVLSTPMRLQLRPTLSEDGLSFEIMLGREGKLPFSITGEKVFFYGQLPLWVYWKHCFYPVQTGLPPSLIQELAVEPPIVPHSEISEFLDRVWTKIHASDLFGQEEFLERMSPIFVQAKYNPKLFLDEEGSLLTLQIQNIYETEHGEITLSGPDQDLQTGSYQFEGKSFLIRRDQAKEGELLSKLVDIGFQARSNSMWFLEPEEAINFLLDHYPQLIKEYRVFGEQNLTRYKVRLSPPNVVAKVETKEEDKWFNLDIVVEYEDIQVPIEKIWKAWTQGKRYVQLKDGSYTSLPESWLKKLGHKLQAMGFDPEKPPKKKFHNHEAPILDKIIEDIDDVQADSFWTELREKIHSFTEIKQVSPPKGLNATLRPYQLQGLSYLNFLREYKFGGILADEMGLGKTIQTLSFLQYMKEKGLKGPNLIIVPTSVLPNWEREAQKFVPDMKRLVIYGARRENMFKKIKDSELVMTTYALLRRDLDELIKHEYNSIILDEAQNIKNPNTITARSVRKLEAKFRLCLSGTPIENNLLELWSLFEFLMPGFLGSQHAFQKGFVKPIKDGDQETLEYLRARVKPFILRRTKSEVAKDLPPKVENVYYSALLDEQMELYAALAKKLKEQVMQRVDEKGIAGSQMSILDALLKLRQICCHPRLLKLDMPGVNTNIPSGKFEAFKDLVTNIIEDGHKVLVFSQFVQMLHIIRSWLNMNKIPFAYLDGSSKDRFEQVDRFNNNPNIPIFLISLKAGGTGLNLTSADYVIHYDPWWNPAVENQATDRTHRIGQTKQVFAYKMICENTVEEKILKLQEQKRGVAEAIIPGQSAWKSLTRDDLEMLFEV